The Thioalkalivibrio sulfidiphilus HL-EbGr7 genome includes a window with the following:
- a CDS encoding bifunctional acetate--CoA ligase family protein/GNAT family N-acetyltransferase, whose protein sequence is MGPHYLRRILSARGIAVIGASDRPEAVGGLVMRNLRAIGYEGALHPVNPNHPKIMGMRAYPDVAAIERPPELAVIATPAETVPGIVRQCGEAGVAGAIVMSAGFAEAGSQGQRLQAAMLEAARETGLRLIGPNCLGVIRPKHKINATFSRNTALPGHLALVSQSGAICTAILDWAEDQRIGFSLVASLGDAADVDFGDVLDFLALDAETHSILLYVEGIRHARRFMSGLRAAARMKPVIVIKAGRHEEGSRAAMSHTGALVGADDVFDAALERAGAVRAQTVQQLFSAARLLSTAPRVRGNRLAIITNAGGPGVMATDRAVELDVAMAPLAPSTLKHLDATLPAQWSHGNPLDLLGDADAGRYRAALGACLEDPHVDGILTMLTPQAMTDPDGVAEELIGAVQAQDKSGPGKPVLACWMGGKQVSAARKRFSEAGLPHFPTPEASVEAFAYLTAYERNQRLLLQVPGPLSDRSPADVEGARLIIEGVLAEGRKVLGSLEAKAVLSAFRIPVTQTLLARTPAEALVAASTLGYPLAMKIASPDITHKSDVGGVRLNITGAEAVRRHFQEMLQAAREAQPDALIEGVTLERMYRSHYGRELMVGVLRDPVFGPVISFGSGGTSMEVMQDRAVALPPLNETIIRNMISRTRVARLLARFRHMPAVDAAALERVLLRISEMVCELPQVVEMDINPLIVDEHGLAAVDARIGVAFPPAEADPYAHMAIHPYPSSLVSHWQLPDGTPITIRPIRPEDAQIEQAFVRGLSDESRYFRFMQALHELTPQMLVRFTQIDYDREMAFIATLDQDGAELQVAVGRYTANPDQRSCEFALVVADDWQGKGIGTHLMQSLMQVARSRNLTLMEGEVLSSNSNMLALVKRLGFSTRVRPGDEGVVWVGKQL, encoded by the coding sequence GCCGGGCATCGTGCGCCAGTGCGGCGAGGCCGGGGTGGCCGGGGCGATCGTCATGTCGGCGGGTTTCGCCGAGGCGGGCTCCCAGGGGCAACGCCTGCAGGCGGCCATGCTGGAGGCGGCCCGGGAGACCGGGCTTCGCCTCATCGGCCCCAACTGCCTGGGCGTGATCCGGCCCAAGCACAAGATCAACGCCACCTTCAGCCGCAACACCGCCCTGCCCGGCCACCTGGCCCTGGTGTCCCAGTCCGGCGCCATCTGCACCGCCATCCTGGACTGGGCCGAGGACCAGCGCATCGGCTTCTCCCTGGTGGCCTCCCTGGGCGACGCGGCGGACGTGGACTTCGGCGACGTGCTGGACTTCCTGGCCCTGGACGCCGAGACCCACAGCATCCTGCTGTACGTGGAGGGCATCCGCCACGCGCGGCGTTTCATGAGCGGCCTGCGGGCGGCGGCGCGCATGAAACCGGTGATCGTCATCAAGGCCGGCCGTCACGAGGAGGGCTCCCGGGCCGCCATGTCCCACACCGGTGCCCTGGTGGGGGCCGACGACGTGTTCGACGCCGCCCTGGAACGGGCCGGCGCGGTACGCGCCCAGACCGTGCAGCAGCTGTTCTCCGCCGCCCGCCTGCTGTCCACCGCACCACGCGTACGCGGCAATCGCCTGGCCATCATCACCAACGCCGGCGGCCCCGGGGTGATGGCCACCGACCGGGCGGTGGAACTGGACGTGGCCATGGCGCCCCTGGCCCCGTCCACCCTCAAGCACCTGGACGCCACCCTCCCGGCCCAGTGGTCCCACGGCAACCCCCTGGACCTGCTGGGCGATGCGGACGCCGGCCGCTACCGCGCGGCGCTGGGTGCGTGCCTGGAGGACCCGCACGTGGACGGGATCCTCACCATGCTTACCCCCCAGGCCATGACCGATCCGGACGGGGTGGCGGAGGAACTCATCGGCGCGGTGCAGGCACAGGACAAAAGCGGCCCGGGCAAGCCGGTGCTGGCCTGCTGGATGGGCGGCAAGCAGGTGAGCGCCGCGCGCAAGCGCTTCAGCGAGGCGGGCCTGCCCCACTTCCCCACCCCGGAGGCCTCGGTGGAGGCCTTCGCCTACCTCACCGCGTATGAGCGCAACCAGCGCCTGCTGTTGCAGGTGCCCGGCCCCCTGAGCGACCGCAGCCCCGCCGACGTGGAGGGCGCGCGACTGATCATCGAGGGCGTGCTGGCCGAGGGACGCAAGGTGCTGGGCAGCCTGGAGGCCAAGGCGGTGCTGTCCGCCTTCCGCATCCCCGTGACCCAGACCCTGCTGGCACGCACTCCCGCCGAGGCCCTGGTGGCGGCCAGCACCCTGGGCTACCCGCTGGCCATGAAGATCGCCTCGCCGGACATCACCCACAAGTCGGACGTGGGCGGCGTGCGTCTGAACATCACCGGCGCGGAGGCGGTGCGCAGGCACTTCCAGGAGATGCTCCAGGCGGCCCGGGAGGCCCAGCCCGACGCGCTGATCGAGGGCGTGACCCTGGAGCGTATGTACCGCAGCCACTATGGACGGGAGCTGATGGTGGGTGTGCTGCGCGACCCGGTGTTCGGCCCGGTGATCAGCTTCGGCTCCGGCGGCACCTCGATGGAGGTGATGCAGGACCGGGCCGTGGCCCTGCCGCCGCTCAACGAGACCATCATCCGCAACATGATCAGCCGCACTCGGGTGGCGCGGCTGCTGGCGCGCTTCCGCCACATGCCCGCGGTGGACGCCGCCGCCCTGGAGCGGGTCCTGCTGCGCATCTCCGAGATGGTGTGCGAACTGCCCCAGGTGGTGGAAATGGACATCAACCCCTTGATCGTGGACGAGCACGGGCTGGCGGCGGTCGATGCGCGGATCGGCGTGGCCTTTCCGCCCGCCGAGGCGGACCCCTACGCCCACATGGCCATCCACCCCTATCCGTCCAGCCTGGTGAGCCACTGGCAACTGCCCGACGGCACCCCCATCACCATCCGCCCGATCCGCCCCGAGGATGCCCAGATCGAGCAGGCCTTCGTGCGCGGGCTCTCGGACGAATCCCGCTATTTCCGCTTCATGCAGGCCCTGCATGAACTCACCCCCCAGATGCTGGTGCGCTTCACCCAGATCGACTACGACCGGGAGATGGCTTTCATCGCCACCCTGGACCAGGACGGTGCCGAACTGCAGGTGGCGGTGGGCCGCTATACCGCCAATCCGGACCAGCGCAGCTGCGAGTTCGCCCTGGTGGTGGCGGATGACTGGCAGGGCAAGGGCATCGGCACCCACCTGATGCAAAGCCTGATGCAGGTGGCGCGGTCCCGGAACCTGACCCTGATGGAAGGGGAGGTGCTGTCCAGCAACAGCAACATGCTGGCCCTGGTGAAGCGCCTGGGCTTCTCGACGAGGGTCCGGCCCGGGGACGAAGGCGTGGTCTGGGTCGGCAAACAGCTGTGA